The sequence GTATTTCCAGATCGCGCCCTGCTTCCGCGATGAAGACCCGCGCGCCGACCGCTCGCCCACCGATTTCTACCAGCTCGACATGGAAATGAGCTTTGTCGAGCAACAGGATGTTTTCGACACGATTTCTCCCGTTATCGCCGGTGTGTTCGAGGAGTTTGGCGGCGGCCGCAAGGTGGACGCGCCACAAGACTGGCCGCAAATCCCCTATAAAGAGGCCGCGCTGAAATACGGCACCGACAAGCCCGACCTGCGCAACCCGATTGAGATGCAGGACGTGTCCGAGCATTTCCGCGGCTCGGGCTTTGCCATCTTCGCCAAACTGCTGGAGCAAGACGGCACCGAGATTCGCGCCATCCCCGCCCCCACCGGCGGCAGCCGCAAATTCTGCGACCGGATGAACAAATTCGCCCAACAAGATGGCCTGCCCGGCATGGGCTATATCTTCTGGCGTGAGGGCGAAAACGGCACCGAGGCCGCAGGCCCCCTTGCCAAGAACATCGGCCCCGAACGCACCGAGGCGATCCGCCAACAACTGGGCCTTGACAAAGGCGACGCCGCCTTCTTCCTTGGCGGCAAGCCCTCGGCCTTCGAACGCGTCGCCGGCAAAGCCCGTGACGTCATCGGCGAGGAGTTGAGCCTCACCGACACCGACCGTTTCGCCTTTGCCTGGATCGTCGATTTCCCGATCTTCGAGAAAGACGACGAAACCGGCGAGATCGACTTTGAACACAACCCCTTCTCCATGCCGCAAGGCGGGATGGAGGCGCTTGAATCCGACCCGCTCAGCGTCAAAGGCTTCCAATACGACCTTGCCTGCAACGGTTACGAACTGGTCTCGGGCGCAATCCGGAACCACAAGCCTGACATGATGCTCAAAGCGTTTGAGATCGCAGGCTACGGCGAGGACGAGGTGAAAAACCGCTTCGGTGCGCTGTTCCAAGCCTTCCACTACGGCGCTCCGCCCCACGGCGGCTGTGCGGCAGGCATCGACCGGATCGTGATGCTGCTGGCGGATGAACAGAACATCCGCGAGGTCATCATGTTCCCGATGAACCAACGCGCCGAAGACCTGATGATGAACGCGCCCTCCGACCCCACCAGCGACCAGTTGATGGAACTCGGCCTGCGCGTCATCCCGCAGGACGACTAAGGCCCATGGACCAAAGCCGCCCCGTTGGCCCCCCGGTGCCCGATTGGACACCACCGCCCGTGCCAACGGGCGAGGGGCTGTCGGGGCGCTACGCGCGGCTTGAGCTGCTCGATGCCGACCGTCACGCGGCGCTGCTGTTCAAAGCCTTCGACGGGCATGACGAGGTCTGGACCTATATGCCCGACGGCCCCTTCGCCTCCGCCGCGCAGTTTCACCGCTGGATGCGCGAGGCCACGGCCCGCGACGATATCCTGTTCTATGCCATCTGCGATGAAACCACCGGGGAGTATGGCGGTTTCGCCTCCTACCTTCGGATGAAACCCGCCGCAGGCTCCATCGAGGTGGGCTTCATCGCCATGGCGCCGCAGCTACAGCGCACCCGCGCCGCCACCGAGGCGATCTACCTGATGATGAAATGGGCCTTCGAGGCGGGGTATCGCCGTTTTGAGTGGAAATGCGACGCGCTCAACGCCGCCTCGCGCCGGGCCGCGCAACGCCTTGGCCTGAGTTACGAGGGAATTTTCCGGCAGGCCACCGTCTATAAAGGACGCAACCGCGATACCGCGTGGTTTGCCGCCATCGACAAGGAATGGCCCGCCCTGAACGAGGCATTCCAGTTCTGGCTGTCCCCGGCCAATTTCGACGAAACCGGCACGCAACGCGAACGCCTGAGCGACCTCACCAGTCTCGTCCGGGCCGCCAGCGATCCGGCCCAGGCCCGCCAGCGCCCATAATCAACTCATCCGCGCCTGCGGTTGATGCAGCCGTTCCTGCACAAGCCCCGCGATCCGCGCCGCCACCTCGCGTGTCCCGCGCCCGGCCTCGCGCAATTGCGCCAGATCGTTCGCGGCACTGGCAAGGGGCCCATCCTCGGCCGATCGCGCGACACCGCCCAGAAACTGCGCCACATAGTCCATCATCGGCCCGTCGCCGTGATCTTCCAGAAGGGTCGCGGCATGGGCCATATCGTCAAGATAGGCCACGGGGTCGGGTTCGATCACCTCGTCGCACAATGCACGCGGCCCGCTAGGCTGGAACTCGTTCGGCATATGATCCAGAAGCGCCTGTTGGAACGTGGCAAGGCTGGCCATGGGTTTGTCGAAAAACCCATCCGCCCCGGCCGCCGCAGCCGCACTCGCCCCGGTGCCATCACCGCTCATTCCCATGATGATACCGACGCGTGGCACCGCC comes from Roseovarius bejariae and encodes:
- the aspS gene encoding aspartate--tRNA ligase; the protein is MHAYRSHTCADLTKSNVGDTVRLSGWVHRIRDHGGVLFIDLRDTYGMTQVLCDPDSPVFAEVEGVRSEWCIRIDGEVKARDESLVNPKIPTGEIEVFIRDMEVLGSSEELPLIVFGDQEYPEETRLKYRYLDLRREVMQNNMALRSDVVASMRRRMWDKGFREYQTPIITASSPEGARDFLVPSRLHPGKFYALPQAPQLFKQLIMVSGFDKYFQIAPCFRDEDPRADRSPTDFYQLDMEMSFVEQQDVFDTISPVIAGVFEEFGGGRKVDAPQDWPQIPYKEAALKYGTDKPDLRNPIEMQDVSEHFRGSGFAIFAKLLEQDGTEIRAIPAPTGGSRKFCDRMNKFAQQDGLPGMGYIFWREGENGTEAAGPLAKNIGPERTEAIRQQLGLDKGDAAFFLGGKPSAFERVAGKARDVIGEELSLTDTDRFAFAWIVDFPIFEKDDETGEIDFEHNPFSMPQGGMEALESDPLSVKGFQYDLACNGYELVSGAIRNHKPDMMLKAFEIAGYGEDEVKNRFGALFQAFHYGAPPHGGCAAGIDRIVMLLADEQNIREVIMFPMNQRAEDLMMNAPSDPTSDQLMELGLRVIPQDD
- a CDS encoding GNAT family N-acetyltransferase, which translates into the protein MDQSRPVGPPVPDWTPPPVPTGEGLSGRYARLELLDADRHAALLFKAFDGHDEVWTYMPDGPFASAAQFHRWMREATARDDILFYAICDETTGEYGGFASYLRMKPAAGSIEVGFIAMAPQLQRTRAATEAIYLMMKWAFEAGYRRFEWKCDALNAASRRAAQRLGLSYEGIFRQATVYKGRNRDTAWFAAIDKEWPALNEAFQFWLSPANFDETGTQRERLSDLTSLVRAASDPAQARQRP
- a CDS encoding response regulator; translated protein: MEDLEDAFSPQRTPTARRPLLGMTILVVEDSLYACEALRLMCLRSGARIRRADCLASARRHLQVYRPSAVIIDHGLPDGSGLELIAELNAAVPRVGIIMGMSGDGTGASAAAAAGADGFFDKPMASLATFQQALLDHMPNEFQPSGPRALCDEVIEPDPVAYLDDMAHAATLLEDHGDGPMMDYVAQFLGGVARSAEDGPLASAANDLAQLREAGRGTREVAARIAGLVQERLHQPQARMS